In Armigeres subalbatus isolate Guangzhou_Male unplaced genomic scaffold, GZ_Asu_2 Contig848, whole genome shotgun sequence, a genomic segment contains:
- the LOC134204710 gene encoding uncharacterized protein LOC134204710: MSYFRMENGGATKEFAFLLCGSDNRYKKGPCHLWHSVGEKGSRLFYVFLHCRWCVELMEEVTNTSWRSNSPCKRSIIRGEKDIRGHLVTQFITSVGASVVG, encoded by the exons ATGA gttATTTCCGGATGGAAAATGGTGGCGCTACCAAAGAATTTGCTTTTCTCCTATGCGG CAGCGATAACCGGTACAAGAAGGGTCCGTGCCATCTCTGGCACTCCGTCGGAGAAAAAGGATCCAGACTATTTTACGTGTTCCTTCATTGTCGTTGGTGTGTCGAGCTTATGGAGGAG GTTACGAATACCAGTTGGAGAAGCAACAGTCCGTGTAAGCGATCAATTATCCGCGGAGAAAAGGACATCCGGGGCCACCTAGTCACTCAGTTCATAACCAGTGTCGGTGCCTCAGTGGTTGGTTAG